In a single window of the Terriglobus roseus genome:
- a CDS encoding glutaminyl-peptide cyclotransferase yields MRLKTLLRTSAVAAISAIALGCSALPPAASAPVSGYTVVAKFPHSTDNYTEGFLFKDGLFYEGTGMEGRSGLQVIQPATGKVLQRHDMTRQFFGEGIVDWGANIYQWTWQTHTGVVLDRFSLRPVRTFSYTGEGWGMTRDTKTIITSDGSNTLRFRNPETFAEVRHIVVHDGAKNIDQLNELEYIKGEIWANVWHQERIARISPKDGHVISWVDCTGILPANQKRDDESVLNGIAYDAATDRIFITGKQWPTIFEIKVVPKK; encoded by the coding sequence ATGCGTCTTAAAACCCTCCTGCGCACGTCTGCCGTTGCTGCGATTTCCGCCATTGCCCTGGGCTGCTCTGCTCTGCCACCGGCAGCGTCCGCCCCTGTCAGCGGCTATACGGTTGTGGCGAAGTTTCCGCACTCCACGGACAACTACACGGAGGGCTTCCTGTTCAAGGACGGCCTGTTCTACGAAGGCACGGGTATGGAGGGTCGCAGCGGCCTGCAGGTGATTCAGCCTGCCACCGGCAAGGTGCTGCAGCGCCACGATATGACCCGGCAGTTCTTCGGCGAGGGCATCGTCGACTGGGGCGCGAATATCTACCAGTGGACGTGGCAGACTCACACGGGCGTGGTTCTGGACCGGTTTTCCCTGCGGCCAGTCCGCACCTTCAGCTATACGGGCGAGGGCTGGGGCATGACGCGCGACACGAAGACGATCATCACCAGCGACGGCAGCAACACGCTGCGTTTCCGTAATCCGGAGACCTTCGCGGAAGTCCGGCACATTGTGGTCCACGACGGCGCAAAAAACATCGACCAGCTCAACGAACTGGAGTACATCAAGGGTGAGATCTGGGCGAACGTATGGCATCAGGAGCGAATCGCACGCATCTCGCCGAAGGATGGCCATGTGATCAGCTGGGTCGACTGCACGGGCATCCTGCCGGCCAACCAGAAGCGCGATGATGAGAGCGTCTTGAATGGTATTGCCTATGACGCCGCGACGGATCGCATCTTCATTACAGGCAAGCAATGGCCGACGATCTTCGAGATCAAAGTTGTGCCAAAGAAATGA
- a CDS encoding gluconokinase, with protein MILILMGVSGTGKTTLGNMLSAETGWPFLDGDDFHPAANKAKMAAGHPLNDEDRAPWLAILHGKIAEFAGENKSMILACSALKAQYRDTLRGDLPATTVQFALLQADPAEIADHLQKRHHEFMNPNLLTSQLATLEQPGDDEAWTISVAGKPEQSLAELNAKLRAAGAIA; from the coding sequence GTGATTCTGATCCTGATGGGTGTCAGCGGTACCGGTAAGACCACGCTGGGCAACATGCTTTCCGCCGAAACCGGCTGGCCGTTTCTCGACGGCGATGACTTCCACCCGGCCGCCAACAAGGCGAAGATGGCCGCTGGCCATCCGCTGAACGATGAAGATCGCGCGCCCTGGCTGGCCATACTTCACGGCAAGATCGCCGAATTCGCAGGCGAGAACAAGAGCATGATCCTGGCCTGCAGCGCGCTCAAGGCGCAGTACCGCGACACCCTGCGCGGCGATCTTCCTGCTACGACCGTGCAGTTCGCGCTCCTTCAGGCGGACCCGGCAGAGATCGCCGACCACCTGCAGAAGCGCCACCATGAGTTCATGAACCCGAACCTGCTCACCAGCCAGCTCGCGACGCTGGAACAGCCAGGCGACGACGAAGCCTGGACGATCTCCGTCGCAGGCAAGCCGGAACAGTCACTGGCGGAACTGAACGCCAAGCTAAGAGCGGCCGGCGCGATCGCATAA
- a CDS encoding zinc-ribbon domain-containing protein, whose amino-acid sequence MQLRPPSIRGRATREPARATTVEPGTTNHHGQTVVRKAGRAADDLAGQSIYILRCKSCGHEYGEAGIRVHQRKCPKCDGGKAGLPVPEPEPTLFG is encoded by the coding sequence ATGCAGTTAAGACCACCATCCATCCGCGGCCGAGCGACGCGCGAACCCGCCCGAGCGACCACCGTAGAGCCCGGAACGACCAATCACCACGGCCAGACCGTCGTCCGGAAGGCAGGCCGAGCAGCCGATGACCTGGCTGGACAGAGCATCTACATCCTGCGCTGCAAGAGCTGCGGCCATGAGTACGGCGAGGCGGGGATTCGTGTGCACCAGCGGAAGTGCCCAAAGTGCGATGGAGGCAAAGCCGGGCTGCCTGTGCCGGAGCCGGAACCGACGCTGTTTGGGTAG
- a CDS encoding NAD(P)/FAD-dependent oxidoreductase, which translates to MSTIENYDVIVLGAGAAGLFCAAQAGARGKRVLLLESGERTGRKILISGGGRCNFTNTGTRPANYLSENPHFSKSALARYTPRDFIALVEKHGIAYHEKTLGQLFCDGGAHVIVTMLETECREAGVETRLRTPVERVEKTDDGFAVTTPSGVLHAKAVVVATGGLSIPKMGATGVGYDIARSFGLNIVEPRPGLVPFTFSEAEAERWSDLSGLSAEVVATANPKKKQRTPPPTFREKLLITHRGLSGPAVLQISSYWRQGEAVTIDLAPGYEVFLHMLEPTTRRDETTMLNLLRDHLPTRFAERWLTENPPTDWKNTSIQRTEALVHAWPVTPAGTEGYAKAEVTAGGVSTAELDSTTMQAKRVPGLAFIGEVVDVTGWLGGYNFQWAWASAFAAAAAL; encoded by the coding sequence ATGTCCACAATTGAGAACTACGACGTTATCGTTCTAGGCGCCGGCGCTGCCGGCCTGTTTTGCGCCGCACAGGCGGGTGCGCGCGGCAAGCGTGTCCTGCTGCTGGAAAGTGGTGAGCGCACGGGCCGCAAGATCCTCATCAGCGGCGGCGGCCGCTGCAACTTCACCAACACCGGCACCAGGCCGGCCAACTACCTCAGCGAAAACCCGCACTTCTCGAAGAGCGCCCTTGCCCGCTACACACCACGCGACTTCATCGCCCTGGTCGAAAAGCACGGCATCGCGTACCACGAGAAGACACTGGGCCAGCTCTTCTGCGACGGCGGTGCTCACGTTATCGTCACCATGCTGGAGACGGAATGCCGCGAGGCCGGTGTAGAGACACGCCTTCGCACACCTGTCGAACGCGTCGAGAAGACGGACGACGGCTTCGCCGTCACGACACCCTCGGGCGTGCTTCATGCGAAGGCGGTCGTCGTCGCCACGGGCGGTCTCTCGATCCCGAAGATGGGCGCAACAGGCGTCGGCTACGACATCGCCCGCAGCTTTGGCCTGAACATCGTCGAACCACGCCCGGGCCTCGTCCCATTCACCTTCAGCGAAGCGGAAGCCGAGAGGTGGAGCGACCTCTCCGGCCTGTCGGCAGAGGTGGTCGCGACCGCCAACCCGAAGAAGAAGCAGCGCACACCACCGCCCACCTTCCGCGAGAAGCTGCTGATCACGCACCGCGGCCTCTCCGGCCCGGCCGTTCTGCAGATCTCGTCTTACTGGCGCCAGGGCGAAGCCGTGACGATCGATCTCGCACCGGGGTACGAAGTCTTCCTGCACATGCTGGAGCCCACGACCCGCCGCGATGAGACCACTATGCTTAACCTGCTCCGCGACCACCTGCCCACACGTTTTGCCGAACGCTGGCTTACGGAAAACCCACCGACGGACTGGAAGAACACCTCGATCCAGCGCACGGAAGCTTTGGTGCACGCGTGGCCGGTCACACCCGCAGGGACCGAAGGCTACGCCAAGGCCGAGGTCACGGCAGGCGGCGTCAGCACCGCCGAACTCGACAGCACCACCATGCAGGCCAAGCGCGTACCCGGCCTCGCCTTCATCGGCGAAGTCGTCGACGTGACCGGCTGGCTCGGCGGCTACAACTTCCAGTGGGCGTGGGCCAGCGCCTTCGCAGCAGCCGCAGCTCTCTAA